In one window of Methanotorris formicicus Mc-S-70 DNA:
- the selD gene encoding selenide, water dikinase SelD, whose product MEEKKIKLTEMVKLHGUACKLPSTDLENLVKGIVSNEELIKSKEVMVGLGDDAAVVKRNGLVIAKTVDVFTPIVDDPYLQGRVAACNSTSDIYAMGLLDIVGVLVILGIPENLPIDTAKEMLRGFQDFCRENDTSIIGGHTIMNPWPLIGGAVTGVGREEDVLTKAGAKIGDILILTKPLGTQTAMALSRVPKDFRGMLGVSEDEEEYIVNKAIELMTTSNRTALISLRNVEEKVGEKIANALTDVTGFGILGHANEMAENSGVVIEINKLPTIKKTPELSKMFGHPLLEGYGAETAGGLLISVKERYKEELIDELMKNNCYAFEVGEVVGENREGRAYLKNPKIIEI is encoded by the coding sequence ATGGAAGAAAAAAAGATAAAATTAACTGAAATGGTAAAACTTCATGGTTGAGCATGCAAACTTCCCAGCACCGATTTAGAAAACCTTGTAAAGGGGATAGTGAGCAATGAGGAATTAATAAAATCAAAAGAAGTTATGGTTGGTTTAGGTGATGATGCAGCAGTAGTTAAAAGGAACGGTTTGGTTATAGCAAAGACTGTAGATGTATTTACACCGATTGTTGATGACCCCTACTTACAAGGAAGAGTGGCAGCGTGCAATTCAACAAGTGACATCTATGCAATGGGGCTTTTAGATATTGTTGGGGTTTTGGTAATTTTAGGTATTCCTGAGAATTTACCAATAGATACTGCAAAAGAGATGTTAAGGGGATTCCAAGATTTTTGTAGGGAAAACGACACATCAATAATTGGTGGACATACAATAATGAACCCCTGGCCGTTAATAGGTGGGGCAGTGACTGGTGTAGGAAGGGAAGAAGATGTCCTAACAAAGGCAGGGGCAAAGATTGGAGATATTTTAATACTAACAAAACCATTGGGAACACAAACTGCTATGGCATTGTCAAGGGTTCCAAAGGACTTTAGGGGTATGCTTGGTGTGAGTGAGGATGAAGAAGAATACATAGTAAATAAGGCAATAGAACTAATGACAACATCAAACAGAACTGCCTTAATATCCCTTAGAAATGTTGAGGAAAAGGTTGGAGAAAAGATTGCAAATGCCTTGACAGATGTTACTGGTTTTGGTATTTTAGGGCATGCAAATGAAATGGCAGAAAACAGTGGGGTTGTAATTGAGATAAACAAACTCCCAACAATCAAAAAAACACCAGAACTCAGCAAAATGTTTGGTCATCCATTGTTAGAAGGATATGGAGCAGAAACAGCAGGGGGATTATTAATCTCAGTAAAAGAGAGATACAAAGAAGAACTCATTGACGAGTTGATGAAAAACAACTGCTATGCATTTGAGGTTGGTGAAGTTGTAGGTGAGAATAGGGAAGGAAGAGCATACTTAAAGAACCCCAAGATCATTGAAATCTAA
- the hypB gene encoding hydrogenase nickel incorporation protein HypB, protein MHLVGVLSIGKDIIKANKKLADKNRKKLNEHNVVAFDFMGAIGSGKTALIEYLIDRLKDKYKIGCIAGDIIAKFDAGRMERHGVKVIPLNTGKECHLDAHLVGHALQDLNLDEIDILFIENVGNLICPADFDLGTHKRVIVVSVTEGDDTVEKHPLIFKTADLAIINKIDLADAVGADAEKMKKDAKKINEDLEVILTSLKTGEGLDKVVEYIENAVKEVREK, encoded by the coding sequence ATGCATCTCGTTGGTGTTTTAAGTATAGGAAAAGATATCATAAAAGCAAACAAAAAATTGGCAGATAAGAATAGGAAAAAATTAAATGAACATAACGTTGTGGCATTTGATTTTATGGGAGCAATTGGTAGTGGAAAAACAGCCCTTATAGAGTACTTAATTGATAGATTAAAAGACAAATATAAAATAGGTTGCATTGCTGGGGATATTATAGCAAAATTTGACGCTGGAAGAATGGAAAGACATGGGGTTAAAGTTATCCCTCTTAACACTGGAAAAGAATGCCACTTAGATGCCCATTTGGTAGGTCATGCCCTCCAAGATCTAAATTTGGATGAAATAGACATATTATTTATTGAAAATGTCGGTAATTTAATCTGTCCAGCGGATTTTGATTTGGGAACACATAAGAGGGTTATCGTTGTTAGTGTAACAGAAGGGGATGATACTGTTGAAAAACACCCTCTCATCTTCAAAACCGCTGATTTAGCAATTATCAACAAGATAGATTTGGCTGATGCTGTTGGAGCAGATGCAGAGAAAATGAAAAAGGATGCCAAAAAAATAAATGAGGATTTGGAGGTTATACTAACATCCCTAAAGACAGGAGAAGGTTTGGATAAAGTTGTTGAATATATAGAAAATGCAGTAAAAGAAGTCAGAGAAAAATAA